The genomic interval TTTAGGCTGATTTTAAAGTGAAAGTGATCATGACATTTACCtatagtaccttcagaaagtattcatacctcttgacttattccaagtcttgttgtgttacagccggaattcaaataaaaatcgaataaaattgtattagtcacatgcgccgaatacaaccagtgtagaccttacagtgaaatgcttacttacgagcccctaaccaacaatgcagttttaaaatatacagataagaataagaactAAAGtatcaagtaattaaagagcagttgtaaaataacaatagcgagactatatacagggggggtaccggtacagagtcaatgtgcgggggcaccgattagtttaggtaatatgtacatgtaggtagagttattaaagtgactatgcatagatgataacaacagagagtagcagcagtgtaaaagagggggagcattgcaaatagtctgggtagccattttattgaatctcatttacataatatctaatttacataagtattcacaccctgagTCAATCCTTtgtaaagcacctttggcagcaattacagctgtgagtctttctgggtaagtctgtaacACCATGCTCAAACCGGACGCATAATAAGGTGTATTACCACGACCGactgacctcagttcatctttcaaacaCACACGTGGGTATACCCATGTGCCAGCTCCTCATTGgttatctgcttctataaaccaaagaggagatgggagaggcaggacttgcaccgcgttcagcgtcacaaatagaactgacttctattttagcacttggcaacgcagacgttCGTTGgcacgcgcgagcagtgtgggtgtaatgattgaataacatgtatatgTAACTTTATTTTCCAACATTGGCAGCatgtaagagctttccacacctgaattgtacaatatttgctaaTTATTCGTAAAAAAAaatttcaagctctgtcaagttggttgttgatcattgctaaacagctattttcaagtcttgccatagattttcaaggcgATTTAAGTCAAACctttaactaggccactcaggaatattcaatgtcgtcttggttagcaactccagtgcatatttggccttgtgttttaggttattgtcctgctcaaAGGTgagtttgtctcccagtgtctgttggaaagcagactgaaccaggtttttcctcTTGAATTTGGCCTTGCTTAGCACTATtcgtttctttttatccccccaaaaaatgatattgtccttgctgatgacaaacatacccatacatgatgcagccaccaccatgcttgaaaatatgaagagtgggactcggtgatgtgttgtgttggatttgccccaaacataacgcattgtattcaggacaaaaaagttCATATCTgagccacattttttgcaatttTAATTCAGTGCCTTATTGcgaacagaatgcatgttttggaatatttgttattctgtacaggctttcttcttttcactctgtcatgtaGGTTAGTATTCTGGAGTAAGTAGAATGGTAttgatccatccacagttttctactctcacagccattaaactctataactgttttaaagtcaccattggcctcatagtgaaatccttgagtggtttccttcctcttcggtaactgatttaggaaggacacctgtatctttgtagtcgCTGGGTTTATTGATACACATTCGAAAGTGTAATtactaacttcaccatgctcaaagggatattcaatatctgctttactttttacccatcaaccaataggtgcccttatttgtgaggcattggaatgcctccctggtctttgtggttgaatctgtgtttgaaattcactgctcaattgAGGGACCTTTCAGATAATTGTACagggatgaggtagtcattcaaaaatcatgttaaacaccattgTTCCACACAGAGTCCACGCAAGTTattttgtgacttgttaagcacatttttactcctgaacttatttaagtttcccataacaaaggggttgaatactgactcaagacatttcagcttttaatttttcattcatttgtaaaaatgtctaaaaacaaaattccactttgacattatggggtattgtgtgtaggccagtgaaacaACATTTcatttgaatccattttaaattcaggctgtaacacaacaaaatgtggacaaagtcaaaggggtgtgaatactttctgaaggcactgtaaagccTTAAGTGTCAGCTTTTATTCCAAAATGGCTTCTTTGGATTCATTAGGCTTATATCACATTGCATTGTGAATAGCCGTAGGTAAGATTCAGCACAGGGATTCTCGACAGCGGGGAAATGTAAATCACAGAGATACACAGGTTCTGGCCTATATCCATATGCACATTGTACAAGAACTCACTTCTTATAATTTCCATTCATTTTGCAATACACGCTCTGACTGTCTGGCACTCAGACTCTCCTCCCACCTCTGAATCTATTTTGAACGACAAGAAAAGTCAATCATTAATCAGCGTGCTATTTGGACAGGCTCCCTCATCGGTGATAATCAACAGCACATGCTCACTGGACTGCCCCTAAAGCCTCTAATCAGTACACAAAGAGATAAAGATGctctttctcctttgccaatactCAGAGGCCCTGTTAATGAATGTGTTATGCCCCAGAATTGAGGTCAATTGTAGGATATAGATTTTTTATCACAAATCTAAATTTGAGTTCGAAATAGCATTTGTAAGAAATCCACTTGATAAGCCGCACCCCAGAAAAGTTGAAGTGAAACACTAATTctggcttattctaaaattgtggCCCTCCAGAGTGTTCAGACTCTTGGCCAGGTCATAATCTgacctaaacccaattgagatggtttgggatgagttggaccacagcgtgaaggaaaagcagccaacaagtgctcagcatatgtgagaactccttcaaaaagcattccagttgaagctggttgagagaatgccatgagtgtgaaaagctgtcatcaagggaaaggctggctactttgaagaatctcaaatataaaatatattttcatttgattAATACTtccttggttactacatgattccacatgtgttatttcatagtttttataccttcactattattctataatgtagaaaacagtcaaaataaatgaatgagtaggtgtgtccaaacctttgactggtactatatataaaatgtaatattgggatgcaaactcaaaattgaatacatttcaaccatatatatctgacatggtacaggtgtcttctttttttcagcccataaccatgtgtgtattcttttgtttcaaagtagatttgtttaagaataccaagaaacactctgtgtgaccctgatttagcccactgcagtaaaaggtttaaGACACTGCCCAGACAAACTCATAAAAGTTTATCTCAGCTGGTAATCACAACATTTTGAGGTACCGCAAATGAAAAATGTGATGATGCTCATTGACATTGTAGCAAATGATAGGGAATAACCAATTGCGACGAGGCATCACCAGTTAGTTAGTTAACTCACCGTtactaggcagtcattgtaaataagaatttgttcttaactgacttgcctagttaaataaaggtaaaaaaattcaATGTTGAACTCTTATTGAAACACATTAAAGTCTGCTATGGACCCAGAGAGTCAGTGATCCTACATTTGGGGGTTTGTTTACTAAGCAACAGCTTAAAATGATTGAGTTCAAAAGGAGTGGTAAGACCTCTGTTAGCATTCTTCAAGTAGCATGCGTAAGTCACTTATTCCTTTTATCAGTGTTTAAAGTTAATATCGGTGTATAAAGATGAACCGTAGTGGTTCGTTTGAAGTTTGAGCTTGCTTTTCTGTTGACTTGCACTAAAGATGAGGATGCATATTTGTGACAATTAAAGGGCAACtccgccacttttcaacctcatattcattatctccagcaccaaagCAATGTCTACATACATGTGAAAACAGTgcgtttctatgatctgtggttaaaaatATTAGAAGAAAGGACCTAAAATGCTTCTCTGTGACTTCACATGGTAGGATTAAAAGTAAGAAAAACTGTGATTTTCCAAACCTGGAACAATTTTCTAGCCAGAGAGCGTATCTTCTTGCTGCCCACATCACAATCtcatagtgtttgaaaatcagttgtacatttaaaaaaaaaacttttgatgatgtcattgggtAGAACTTTTTAACATGATATCTTCTTTCTACAAAATGTAGAAATGCAaagttttcacatatgtagacactggtttggtgctggagataatgaatatgaggttgaaaagtggtgaaGTTGCCCTTTAAGCCAACAGCTATGCAAATGACATAAATATCCAAAAACTTGTTTGTGGATATTTTGCATAGTTTGAACCTCTACAGATGTGTTCTATCAAAAGGAAGTGTTACTGTGGAAGCGTGACCAAGACAGTTAAGAGTTCACTGGGACTGTGAGACAGTAAAAACTGAAGAATGACTACACGTGGCGATTTGGCCCTGGAGACAGCTACTTTTGGCAGTGGGAAAAAGCCATCTGCCCGTGTTAGCCTTCCCATTGAAGAGTAGTAGCATGCAagaatgggaggagagagagagagcgagagagaaacagagcgagagagtaaTGCCAGAACATGTTAGAGAACCTAAAAAAGTAAAATTTTATTAAATCCATAAAACTAAGAATGAGTGTCTTAGGAGAAGGATATCGCTAAGCTTCTCTTCACCTGAGGAAGATATTGAAACATTTGTGTGTTTAACAAGTTGGTGAGTTATAGCTGGTCTTTTTGTGTCATTTTCAGTATTCTCATGCTCCTTCCCAAGCACCTGTCACTATATTGATATGCCGAGTGCATATTCTATTTCACCCAGCACCGAATGTGCTGTAAAAGACCGGTTGGGGAACAAACATTTTCGTAAGCAGTATAAGAAAGAGGATACTTATTACATTGacaatgggaacactttgcctagcGTCCTCTAGTtctgcacacacacagccctgaacGCAAAGGCCAATATGGCACGTGGGGAAGCAGCATCCCACTGCTGTGTATTTAAAGACCTTGAAACGGCAGCTCCACCAGTTAATGATTGGCCAGTGCAGTGAAAGTGGGCACTTACAATGTTGACTCTTATTGGAAACCACAAAAGCCTTTGGAGTCGTATCTACAAGCTGACATTAATGGTATAGGCCTGTGTCTAAAGAGACAGGTTAATTCATTTTTTGTCTGGTGCAGAAGAGATAGgctgcagacaaacacacacacacacacacacacacacacacacacacacacacacacacacacacacacacacacacacacacacacacacacacacacacacacacacacacacacacacacacacacacacacacacacacacacacacacacacacacacacacacacacacacacacacacacagtatttacTCCAATGGGTCTGCTGCCATTAGTTTAATTACTGACACATCAAAAGATTCCAAGGGATCCTTGTATTTGCCTTAAAATTGCTTTTGGAATGTATCTACATTTTATAGTTGTTATAATTCTAAGACAAAGCAAAGAAATAACCCTCTCAGCAGTCCTGCTCCTGTCTCTTTTGTGGCTCCAGGGAGTCACACTGCCTCCCCAGGGACACCACCCTCCTTGTGGGCACGTCGGCGGCCAGGGCTGAGTCCCACCAGCTGTACTCGGGCGAGAGGACACAAGTGGGCCTGCGGTTGATCAGGTAGCGGTTGAGGTAGCTCTCCTCCAGTCCGCGAGccctcagccccttttcctggtCCTGGAGGATGAGCTGGGAGCAGGCCCGGGCCATGGCGTACACCTCGGCGCACAGACCCCCGTACAGCTCTGAAGTGTAGTAGTAGTCGCCCTCGTCCTCCTCCACTTGGGCCAGCGAGGTGGGCTCGCGCTCATACGGGAAGGTGTGGCGGGGCATGCCGTAGAGTTCCGGGTGCAGTGCGGCCACCAGCTCCCCCAGGATCTCAGCTCCCACCGGGGCCACCAGCTCCTGGTCCACGTCCATGCAGAAGACGTACTCCACCTCGTGCCTGACCGGCTCTTTAATGGCGGCCGCCAGCAGGGCCATGCGGCCCTGGGCTAGACGCTCCCAGCCGGGCATTTCGGCCACAGGGACCACCCTCAGCTCTCTGCCGGGGCCCAGCGGGGTCGGGGGATCCAGGGCGCGAGGGCTGTCTGTAAGAACGTAGTAGACCACGGTGTTACCGGGCAGGAAGTAGAGCTCGGCCGAGGAGAGGAAGCGGCGCAGGAAGTGGCTGTAGGGCCCCACGGCGAGCGTCAACAGGCCTGTGCGGACGCTGCGGTGGGCAAACTCGGCCCTCCGCCACGCTGAGCCGTCAGAGTCGCCCCACACCAGAGGAGCGCCCCAGGATGTCTCCAGGGGGAGGCGCTGTTGCTGTTCCTCCACACTGCCCACCCCTATGTCTCTGACTTCACTTCCTGATTCCGCAtctagagaaagaggaagagggtgCGTGTCCACCTTGAGCACTGCTCTGCTCCATCTTAAAAAGTCTGAGGAGAAAAAAAGTAAAGAATTTGTCAACCATGTTCATAACGTGCAATTTATTCACTTTTACAGATTAATTACATAGAAACACATCAACTATACGATAGGAACAAATCAAATATTTAGTGTGAGTGGTTCTATTACAATGTGAAGCAATAAGAGCAGTGCACTTTTCTAATGAAGTTTATAATGTACTGAGTTGGTCTTAATTATCTTCATCTGTCCATATTACCACAGAATGTTTGGAAAGACGTGTCAACAAATTGTTTGTCAGTATCATATTTTCTTAGCAGACTGCTGAAAATGTCTGAAATGAAGGGAACTACTTTTAGACACCAGTCAGGGCAAATGAGGTCACAGCACGAAAGGTACCCTGACAAAAACAAAAGCGTTCTCCACTTCCTGGGCACAGAATGTGACGAGAGAACAAATACTGATGTAACACTCACAAACGAGCAGAGATAGGAGCAGACAGTACAGGACCAGCTGCTTCTTGGTCACTCTGACTGACCCTGTTGGATAAAACACAACATAGCCtactggttaactgacctggggctggtgtgtgcgcacacacacacacacacacacacacacacacacacacacacacacacacacacacacacacacacacacacacacacacacacacacacacacacacacacacacacacacacacacacacacacacacacacacacacacaaacttaccACACTGGTTCCATCAGCCTAGAATACACAGTAATGGATCTGTGGCCCTTTTGATTCGAAGAGTGAGAGCATACATTCCTATCttatttactgcagtgggctaaatcagggtcaaacagagtgtttcttggtagtcttaaacaaatctatttTGAAAAAAAAGTATACacttcacacacatggttatgggcttaaaaaaaagaaaacaccTATAccgtgtcagatatagagttgaaatgtattccatttttaTACATTGTactttacagttgaagtcggaagtggaaaattccaaaaaaggatgtcatggctttagaagcttctgataggctaattgacatcatttgagtcaattggaggtttacctgtgaacgtatttcaaggcctaccttcaaactcgatgcctctttgcttgacatcatgggaaaatcacaagaaatcagccaagacctcagaaaaaaaatgtagacctccagaagtctggttcatccttgggagcaatttccaaacacctcatctgtaatgaatgtacgcaagtataaacaccatgggaccacgcagccgtcataccgctcaggaaggagacgcgttctcctagaaattaacgtactttggtgtgagaagtgtaaatcaatcccagaacaacagcaaaggaccttgtgaagatgctgaaggaaacagattcaaaagtatctatatccacagtaaaacaggtcctatatcggcataacctgaaaggccgctcagcaaggaagaagccactgctccaaaactgccagaaaaaagccagactacggtttgcaactgcacatggggacaaagatcttaacttttggagaaatgtcctctggactgatgaaacaaaaatagaactgtttggccataatgaccattgttatgctcggaagaaaaagggggaggcttgcaagccgaagaacaccatcccaaccgtgaagcacaggggtggcagcatcatgttgtgggggtgctttgctgcaagagggactggtgcacttcacaaaatagatggcatcattagcaaggaaaattctgtggatatattgaagcaacatctcaagacatcagtcaggaagttaaagcttggtcacaaaagggtcttccaaatggacattgaccccaagcatacttccaaagttgtggcaaaatggcttaaggacaacaaagtcaaggtattggagtggccatcacaaagccctgacctcaatcctatagaaaatgtgtggccagaactgaaaaagcatgtgcgagcaaggaggactacaaacctgactccgttacaccagctctgtcaggaggaatgggccaaaattcaaccaacttcttgtgggaagcttgtagaaggctacccaaaatgtttgacccaagttaaacaatttaaaggcaatgctaccaaatactaattgagtgtatgtaaacttctgacacactgggaatgtaataaaaaaaataaaagctgaaataaatcattatctctactattattctgacatttcacattcttaaaataaagtggtgatcctaactgaccaaagacagggaatttttacttggattaaatgtcaggaattgtgaaaaactgagtttaaatgtatttggccaaggtgtatgtaaacttccaacttcagccTGTATATagatcacagaagactgaaatataacaaaaaccTTTTatatagaaacaccagattttaaGCAGGTTTTTGAAATAATgttgattaattatgaaattatgaacaatattaataacattccacccatgaggccactagatgGCGATTTGGTAATTtcact from Salvelinus alpinus chromosome 2, SLU_Salpinus.1, whole genome shotgun sequence carries:
- the LOC139551070 gene encoding globoside alpha-1,3-N-acetylgalactosaminyltransferase 1-like; the encoded protein is MVLFPLCKLLSGSVRVTKKQLVLYCLLLSLLVYFLRWSRAVLKVDTHPLPLSLDAESGSEVRDIGVGSVEEQQQRLPLETSWGAPLVWGDSDGSAWRRAEFAHRSVRTGLLTLAVGPYSHFLRRFLSSAELYFLPGNTVVYYVLTDSPRALDPPTPLGPGRELRVVPVAEMPGWERLAQGRMALLAAAIKEPVRHEVEYVFCMDVDQELVAPVGAEILGELVAALHPELYGMPRHTFPYEREPTSLAQVEEDEGDYYYTSELYGGLCAEVYAMARACSQLILQDQEKGLRARGLEESYLNRYLINRRPTCVLSPEYSWWDSALAADVPTRRVVSLGRQCDSLEPQKRQEQDC